The sequence GCAATATATTCTGGCTTTTGTAGGGGGAGAAGAGGGTTGGACCAAATCACCATAGCCACTGGTTCAAAGGGAGGGAGGGtcccttttgacttccaacaagGTTATGCTGGGGATCATTCATGGCATCTGCACTGATTAAGACCATCAGCTGTACTAAGGAAGAGAGCTGGGCAAGACAGAGTGAaaatgctggctggatccaatgtGTTGCTAAGGGTATTGCCTGCAAAAGGTCCTACAGTGCAAAGGTGTCAGACTACGGGGATGGCATTGTGGACAATTCCCTGTCCAAGTAGCAATACTAGTCAGATTGGACCAGTTTATGAGGTTGCTGCATATGCTCATGTTGTAGAAACAGTTCTCATGGAAAATGTACATTGGGCAAGAGGATGGGTATTCTGAAAGACTTGCTGAgcgaagctgactttctgccagTATCTGGTAGCCCTGGAGGACTATGAACTGATAACCAGGTCTGTCTGAGCTGATAATCAGAACTATCCACACTAATTTCATTGGGACTGAAGTCCAGGTTAATCTATAATCCTATTAAGGTTCAGCAATAGAATACATGCCTTTTAAGTGGCCCAGCAAGGACAGGTTTATATGAATGCCGTTCCCACCATTTTTTGCCATGCTTGTTGCTGCTGTGAGGAGGGCATGTCTTCACACCTCCTTATGGATGTAGCCAGAATGATTCATCTGTGCACATTAACTGATGCATCTTTTTCTTTAGCAGAACTCTGGTTTAGATTACATTTGGTATATTCCAACTCCACATCGTGTCTAATCAAAGGCCAGATTCACAAATGCATTTCTACCTGTCAGAGATTCTGATGGAAAACAGGCTATGGCTAATAATACCGGTTTCATAGGTGCTAAATCCTGCCAGGTGCATCTAGCCACACAGGCAATCATCTATATTATCTCAAATTCTCAAACAAGTTGATCTTTTGagattttatggttgttgtgggttttccgggctgtattgccgtggtcttggcgttgtagttcctgacgtttcgccagcagctgtggctggcatcttcagaggtgtagcaccaaaagacagagatctctcagtgtcacagtgtggaaaagatgttggcaggtcatttgtatctactcaggaggggtggggttgagctgagtcatcctgtaagagtttcccagggtgtggaatgctaatggcgggaggcttcactgtatcctgaggaggttcttttgcatatggattggtgcttgatgtgctaatcttctctgcagggctattgtcgggtgtagagtgttttgttagcctggtgtttttcagaactggaaaccatgctctgttcattcttaaggtttcttctttcctgttgaagttttgtttatgcttgtgaatttcaatggcttccctgtgcagtctgacaaagtagttggaagtgttgtccagtattttggtgtcctggaataagatactgtgccctgtttgagttaggctatgttcagccactgctgatttttcaggttgtccaagtctgcagtgtctttcatgttcttttattcttgtctggatgctacgctttgtggtcccgatgtaaacttctGAAAAAGCAATTTTCCTCCAGGGGGCTGGAGGaaacctcctccctcctcttttgTCGAGACCCTGACCCCACATGGTGAGAAAGCCAATCAAACACCCAACATTAGGTGTGGCTTAGTTATTTCATTTACAccctacctcttttcccagcagggacccaaatCAACTTATATTTTTCTCCTCtctgtattttatcctcataacaaactGGTGAGGCAGGTTAGCCTGAGCGATGGCCCAAGAATTTGGACTACTTCTGACTCAGGTATCTTCCAGACAGCAACTAAAGAGAAAGGCTTGTGTGATGGGACACAATGTAAATAACCGTTTCTACCATGCAGCACTCTGAGGCTGGAGGGAGGAGCTGACAGTGGCCTGGGTTGGCaggcttcccccttccctctgatTGGCTGGTCAGAACCCACCTTCAAGATGGGAAGGGGGCTGACAGGATTTGGCAGTTCAGTTGGGAGTTGGGATTTGAAGAGAGTGTGTGTAAGCCTCTGATGGGGAAGGTCAGACCTGTACCCTTCTGAAATGAGGGAAACTATATCAGTTGCCATACCATGAAGGAGAAGAATTCCAGTATAAAACCAGTTTACACAGCCAGAatagaactgtgtgtgtgttttggcttAGAGGAAATTGGTAGCATGTGGAGACTCCCATTTCATCCAAAGGAAAGGGTTATTTCTTCTTAGGAaaggaagaataattcctgcgcAGTGTTTAGAAAAAAaggggttggctctgtggagaactccaGGGCTAATGTAAAGCTGTGTCGAACTAAAATCTGGCAACCTAAGTTTAAAAGGGGAACTCTGTGGAGAAACTTAGTAACTGTAACCCAAGGAGTAAACAAAAAACCTCTCACTAATAAGAACTAAGAACACTGAAACTAAGCTGCAAGCAAACTGTTTTGCCTTTTACTTTAAAAGAATTCTGTTCTACCAGCAAGTTTTACCTCAGTCCTTTCATTAACTGACTGCCTAtaatccatccctgcctgttcaataaaatttctgtttcttttgaacattacTCAGCCTCCATTGCCATTTCATATACAGAAGGAAGAAGGCTCCTGCTTTTTCCCCTATCAAGTCCTGGACTGAGCTAAAAATACCCGCTTATCAGGGTGAGACAAAAAGCTATAAACAGAGACATgttacttgaggctgctcagaTACAGCAAGCTAACTTTGATTTTGGCacgaaaatctgcctcacagtgaggGGAGTGAAGGGGAATCCATCATAGCTTGCCTTTCTGATTACATGCAGGAAAAAAACCTAACACACTGCACATAGAGCTTGAAAATCATGCCCAGGCATGGTGCTCAGGTATGCTTTTAGAAGAAATGTTTCAGGTGACAGCAAGGAGAGGACTGGCTGCTTGTTTCTAGTGTACTGATTGGCCATTGCAGGTTTGTTTAGCATACAGGTGGTATACCCGTTTGGATAGCTCACTAGCATGCAGTTAAAAAAATTTCACTGCCTTTCATGCACTAAAATCAAATGGTGAAGTGGACGAGCAAATGGCACAGACATTACAGACAGGTGAAAAAGAAATCTAACTGTTTCAGAAAAACATATTGGAGGAAAATAGGTTTCAGAAAagtggggagggaaaaaaagcCAGCACAGCAAGGGACATGCAATAAAGCTGTAAGGAGCTGATGAAAAAACCCAGTAACAAAGGGAACTGAAATTGGAACATTAAGGCTGCCTGGAAGATGCCTCAGTGTAACCAAGCTGACAAGGTATGTTTTTCCCCATCAAACTCATGCAAGTTACCATTGGGAAGTATTATCCGTTGATGTGGTTATGCCAGCTCAGATGCCACCAATAAGCCAATCAAAGCATGCAGCAAAATATCAGCATAGAAGAATGTTTTATTGTGCTTTAGTGTAGCAGCACATGGTTGCCATCACTTTTGCCTTTTGTACATTTAACTCCACATTGTAGTTTGTCTGGAAACTATGCTTGTATACGGGTAGCTTCTTAAAATTTATTCGAAGAGTGTCCCAATTTTAGCTTGTAGCTACATTAGCCATGGTCTTGATTCAACTGAATATCTTAATTGCTTCTGCAAGCTTTTTTTCATCCATTGGTTGTTTTCTGGCACTACCAGGTTGCAAGAATTTCTTGATTGTAGGGATGTTGCTTATTCTTCCTTTGTAAgcctgtgggggagggagagggagagaaagagaaatattGAAATAAGAAGCATTTTCTAGCAAGAAACAGTGCCATTTCTCAGGAGCCACTTGTTTCCTGAGGAACTTAAGGTTACTGTATAATCAGTAACAAAACTGATGAAACTTAAGGTTACTTCTTGTAAGAAAATTTTTGTCATCTACCTaaaatcccatttatttcaagGATGCTCTTCAGGAAGTTAAGGTCACTATTTCTCCTTCACTGAAGTTCATAATTATGTTTTAGGCATGTCTACAGTCCTTTCTCTGATGTCTTGCCCATTTAGTGAAAATTGatcaaatatatattttagacTTGGTGTAACCTTTTGCATTCAGAGACAATTGTGTGATATCCAGATAAGGAATCTGGGAGGAAGACTTTACTATACTGTCCTAATTTCACCCTCATTGAAAAAAAACAGGGTTGTGCTGGACAGACAGATGGCATAACCTTTGAAGAACTGAACAAAATTAAGAGAtcagggtattttttttaaaaaaatatccatcCTTGTAGATGCTGGAGAGATACATTGAAGGAACTCTTAGCTTCTAAACCATTAAAATAATGGCTCAAGGTGTTCCAGGCATGAGTGGGTTTAGTAGCACCCAGAACTATAGTAGGACACGCACAATAAATGAAGAGTAGTAATAGTTGTGGTTGGgggatcaatcaatcaatcaaatacctttaatggcatacaataaTCTAAGACAccaaacaagtcactataaaattacataaaatatcagaagacaatatatttatacaaagcttgtatgaatcttaagcacacccactaaaaactccaCAACCACTCGAGAAATCACTGTATCATTATCCTTCAACAGAAAACGACAAACAGATAAATTGTTCTGGCATTCAACATATATTGGCAACCTCCCAAACAACATTCTTCGTAACttatcatataaatggcattccaaCATTATATGCTGGATGATATCTGGGCAGTTGGCTCCACACAAACAGtgtctttctgaaaaggggaCTTGCTGGTATCTCCCCTGAAGGACACTGCATCGGAAGGCATTTAGTCTGGCCAACAGAAAGGACAGCCTGGGGTCTCAAGATCATAAAAGTACTGCGAAATTCTGTCAATATATGTGGTCAATCCTAAGACAGCTGAGGAACAAACAAAAGGTTGGGCTGGAAATAATTTCTGTTGCTCTGGTTGAGGGATCATAATTGGAAGTTCTAAGGCCCCATGGAAGAACAAAAGCTCAAAATACTAAAGACTTTTGCATAAAGTTATTCTGATCCACATATGAATATATAGACCTCTTCTGTATGCAGGTATGTGCCCACAAAAGAATTCTACTGCCTCCGTTGAATTGATGGTGCAGCCCTTATGGCCAAGTGAGTTACATGTATATGAGATGCTGTTCTGATAAGAAACCATGAGATTGAAATGAAGGACTAGGATCATGTGATCCTGTGCTCTAGAGATATAACACGTATACCTATATACAGCATCCAGTATATAGCAAGGAATGACCTAGCCACATCTATTGCAACTTGTTAAAGATTATTGCATTACTTACCTTTAAAAGAGGGAATTTTGATAGAATATCGGGCTTGAGCTCTTCTGTTATTAAAATAAGTTCAAGCAATTGAACATCTGCCCTGCTGAATTTGTTTCCAACAAGATAATCCTGCCCATGATCTTTGAAGACCTACAAAGCAGGAAACATTTTAAGAGGCTCACAATAGGATAGGAAATTAGCACATACCCAAATTGCAACGTTTCATGATAAGAATTTGTATCATGGCTCTTATAGATTGACTCTCTGCATAAGACACTGCTCTTTGATTATACCTTCTTCCAATCTACTATCTCTGGGAGTGGGATAATCCTGCTGTATCATTGCATTGAGAGTGATTGAGTGAGCTAATTTGTAAGTGGtcttgccctcatgatattaaggcttatgaatatggcaatatcataagcccctctgttcacgtgtttaaaacacagacaaactgcctggctaggcaggagatggaaaagtactggaatgtgagaagtgaagtaagactaacttagccccatACTCCGGAatttgtgcataaccatagaacaatggaggtctccagaagtacttgaatgaatccattcacacaccctgccaattctagcCTTTTCCCTCTCTGctattatagcctcacccatccagccattgtgggtcatcaaatattcattttacacctatagttcctctcaggaagaccaaatcaaaccttcctagttcattgtcccaccttggagacagtttgcCAGCATTATTGTCTCACCCCAaagacagtttcccagtccttcatcccaccctgggaagaaccattaaggcattgtcttagggcagagactctcagtcctgcctcagggcatgtttcacagtatatccGACTGTCCTGCTATgtgctaagtgtgtgtgtgttctggaccttccacatgccCTCAGATGGCATATCTGAgctcttctccctcttgccatgaagtactggtcactgcAGCTGCTCTCCCTCAGATACCctcaatcttctggacctggtaaatATAAActcaactctgcaactctctccaactttcctccctgttttttctagttagctttgTGTGTGcgctgtgtgttgtgtgcagttgatctgtagtattttaaataaaaacccttttttgattgaatatttgcctgcttattgaaagggttctctagagaaAGGGATCCTCGTATACATTGGCgtaaaagatcccagttaccccccttcttgcaagcttctccttgttgctcattccccctactcacaaggagtccTGCTCTTCGGGTAACAAATTGACCAATGGAAAGATGCAGAGCTGAATAATCTTCCCCCAGAGAAGGATGTCttctgcatctctgcatgagtcactgagCTGTACTCGCCCCATTAGAGTTGGGAACATGGAAATCAGGGTCCCATACAGAAACACACTCTGACAGCCGAAAAGGTTTGCTATTAAATTGGAATGTGTCTacaattttaattcagaaaaagacATTCCTTAGCTATTAGAAGTGTCAGAAACACTAGATTAAGGAAAGGAATTCTGATGTGCCATGGTGATGATTACAACTGGTTTTTACAAAGGGCAAGTGAGTTATATATATTTGAGATGCAGTTCCTGTAGGAAATCATGAGACTGAACTGAGGGACTGTGAACAGTTAGAATTGTTAAATATAGTGGAGCATAGGTGACCCCATCATTTAACCATGGTGGTAAACTAAGCAGCCTCATACCTATTCCTTTCCTTTATTAATAAACTTCTCTGAACAAAGGTCTTCAGCATAAATCATACCTTTTCAAAGACTGGAAAATATCTGGTGGTGGCCCTTTCAATGATCAGTGCAAGATCTTTTTCCTTTGCATCTGCTGGCTTCATAGGATGCATCAAGATCATTTCACCCAAATCCATAATACCTTCGATATACATATCCATTCTGAAAGGAAGAGAGTATAGACATGATACCAGATAGCTAAAGAGCATTAGCTTGCCTTTAAAATACACGGACTTCAGAGTAATAAGGCCAAATTATTTAAGAGCGGAAGCATTCCTTTCTTGAACTAGATTATATCAATCTGACTACAGTTAGACAACATCCCTGGGAATGTACTTAGCACTTCTGAATATTCAACCCCTTCACTTCCAGTATCTTTGCATGAAGTCTTTTCGTTCATGCACATCACCTGGTCAAGTAGGATGGCACTATAAAGGCCATATTGCAGAAAAGGGTATGAGAAAAGGCCTTCTAATGAACTGATAGTGGAGGTGAGATTAATATTTTAGTCTTGCTAAATTCAGAAAATGATATCCATTCCCAAATAACGGGAAAGGGTGGGGCCAGCCTTGATGCTAGGGTTTACCTAGCATATGTACAATGAAACTAACTTAGTTTctgttggcagagtgcaaataaagcagagaagttattctgtgctgattaaagaggctaaaaagcttatttaag is a genomic window of Eublepharis macularius isolate TG4126 chromosome 1, MPM_Emac_v1.0, whole genome shotgun sequence containing:
- the LOC129337568 gene encoding glutathione S-transferase-like, whose product is MAGKPRLHYFNGRGRMETIRWLLAAAGVEYEEQFIKSKEDLEKLKKDGDLLFQQVPMVEIDGMKMVQTRAILNYIAAKYNLCGKDLKEKALMDMYIEGIMDLGEMILMHPMKPADAKEKDLALIIERATTRYFPVFEKVFKDHGQDYLVGNKFSRADVQLLELILITEELKPDILSKFPLLKAYKGRISNIPTIKKFLQPGSARKQPMDEKKLAEAIKIFS